One window of Gemmatimonas aurantiaca genomic DNA carries:
- a CDS encoding HAD-IA family hydrolase, with protein sequence MSYGRPPRALLFDLDGTLIDSIQLLLESMQHAFDGRLRAPTRDEWVAGIGTPLRTQLAEWCTSDEEAEGLVTRYREYQDHHLERLTTPYPAVLDILTWARTKGHPTAIVTSKGRGMTARSLDHVGLSALFDTVVTYEETARHKPQPDPVLLALDRLDAAPDRALFVGDSPHDMHAGRAAGVKTAAALWGPFSREALMPAAPDFWMTSFRELPDIVRQLD encoded by the coding sequence ATGTCTTACGGTCGTCCCCCACGCGCGTTGCTCTTCGATCTCGATGGCACGCTCATCGATTCCATTCAGTTGCTGCTGGAGAGCATGCAGCATGCCTTCGACGGCCGCCTCCGGGCGCCCACCCGCGACGAGTGGGTAGCGGGCATCGGCACGCCGCTGCGCACACAACTGGCCGAGTGGTGTACGTCGGACGAGGAAGCGGAGGGGCTGGTGACCCGGTACCGCGAGTATCAGGACCACCATCTGGAGCGCCTGACCACCCCCTATCCCGCCGTGCTGGACATCCTGACCTGGGCCCGGACCAAGGGGCATCCCACGGCGATCGTCACCAGCAAGGGACGCGGCATGACTGCCCGCTCCCTGGATCATGTGGGATTGAGCGCGCTGTTCGACACCGTGGTGACCTACGAGGAAACCGCCCGCCACAAGCCGCAGCCCGACCCCGTGCTGCTGGCACTCGACCGGCTCGACGCTGCCCCCGACCGGGCGCTTTTTGTGGGCGACTCGCCCCACGACATGCATGCCGGCCGGGCGGCGGGGGTGAAAACCGCGGCCGCCCTCTGGGGCCCGTTCTCCCGGGAGGCCCTGATGCCGGCCGCTCCCGATTTCTGGATGACGTCGTTTCGTGAGTTGCCGGACATCGTCCGACAGCTCGACTGA